From Coffea arabica cultivar ET-39 chromosome 2e, Coffea Arabica ET-39 HiFi, whole genome shotgun sequence, the proteins below share one genomic window:
- the LOC113733415 gene encoding zinc finger BED domain-containing protein RICESLEEPER 2-like: MEGSSIPSTSDSAVGATAPRIGMSISPPEVTSIARVSGADSSTPVMIDSPIFVSRDGCDPTQEGGETQEGGTEDTNRHQGDAAEDDGKFRVPKRNKTSEAWEDFDDLEENGIYYAICKHCSKKLNRGKTKQTSSMWRHRENCSVRKAKVRMAEQQTKINFQPADERFSTVPPLHTGKFDMEAMREAAAHWILMHEHPFTILEEKGFNLMMKRGWPEWQKISRMTTKKDCTQVYEIEKKKLKNLLRQVQKVSLTTDMWKSKNQKIEYMVVTGHWIDGNWKLQKRVLNFVHIRPPRRGVEISDAVFKCAKEWGIEGKIHTISVDNASNNDVAVRLLKDDFGRCKKLLGGGKLFHVRCCAHVLNLMVQDGLKEIVDICENIRDNVDFVNKSDGRALLFAEIAQHLQILGKKLLHDCRTRWNSTYEMLNCAIKYKEVFPRFQVREPLYEYCPSSEDWEKVEKVCTILEKFYTATHIISGSEYPTSNLFLPEILKVKKLLDARVDDEDDFVRGMITRMKLKFDKYWKECNLLMSIAAILDLRQKMRAIEFAFPKMYSTYEAQENITYVRKAIFELYEEYVAMGTSGNAGEGCSLNLASEIVCPPRASADYWDDLDEYCGELESDEPHKSELVDYLDKPRQPIGQNPKDFKCLDWWKINRSAYPVLAQLAADVLAIPITTVASESTFSAGTRVIDSYRASLAPETVQTLMCAGDWCRNLHGVKKKLKPQKVVLEYELPNV; this comes from the exons ATGGAAGGCAGCTCGATTCCTTCAACAAGTGATTCGGCAGTTGGCGCTACAGCTCCAAGAATTG GCATGTCTATTAGTCCACCCGAGGTTACTTCAATAGCACGTGTGTCTGGGGCTGATTCATCCACACCAGTCATGATTGATAGCCCAATATTTGTAAGCCGTGATGGCTGTGATCCCACACAGGAGGGTGGTGAAACACAAGAAGGGGGAACCGAAGACACCAATAGGCACCAAGGAGACGCGGCTGAAGATGATGGTAAATTCCGAGTACCTAAAAGGAATAAAACATCTGAGGCATGGGAAGATTTCGACGATTTGGAAGAAAATGGCATATATTATGCCATTTGTAAACATTGTAGCAAGAAACTAAATCGGGGAAAAACTAAACAAACCAGCAGCATGTGGAGGCATCGAGAAAACTGTTCCGTTAGAAAAGCCAAGGTTAGGATGGCTGAGCAGCAAACAAAAATTAACTTTCAGCCGGCGGATGAGCGTTTTTCAACTGTACCACCATTGCACACGGGCAAATTTGATATGGAAGCAATGAGAGAGGCTGCTGCACATTGGATCTTGATGCACGAGCATCCTTTCACAATTTTGGAGGAAAAGGGTTTCAACCTAATGATGAAACGTGGCTGGCCGGAGTGGCAGAAGATCTCACGTATGACAACTAAAAAGGATTGTACACAGGTGTACGAGATAGAGAAAAAGAAGTTGAAGAACTTGCTGAGGCAGGTACAGAAAGTCAGCTTGACCACTGATATGTGGAAATCAAAGAATCAGAAAATTGAATACATGGTGGTGACCGGACATTGGATTGATGGAAATTGGAAGCTTCAGAAAAGGGTGTTAAATTTTGTTCATATTCGACCACCACGTCGAGGAGTTGAGATTTCGGATGCAGTTTTTAAGTGTGCAAAGGAATGGGGAATTGAGGGAAAAATTCACACTATTTCCGTGGACAATGCCTCAAACAATGATGTGGCCGTGAGATTGTTGAAAGATGACTTTGGGAGATGCAAGAAGCTATTGGGTGGAGGAAAGCTGTTTCATGTTCGTTGTTGCGCCCATGTCTTGAACCTTATGGTTCAAGATGGCTTGAAAGAGATAGTAGACATTTGTGAAAATATTCGAGATAATGTAGATTTTGTGAACAAATCTGATGGTAGGGCATTGCTATTTGCAGAAATTGCTCAACACCTGCAAATTCTTGGAAAAAAATTGCTCCATGATTGTAGGACGAGATGGAATTCAACATATGAAATGTTGAATTGTGCTATAAAATATAAAGAGGTTTTTCCTCGTTTTCAAGTTCGAGAGCCCCTTTATGAGTATTGTCCATCTTCAGAGGATTGGGAGAAGGTTGAGAAAGTTTGCACCATTTTAGAGAAGTTCTACACAGCCACGCACATAATTTCGGGGAGTGAGTATCCAACTAGCAATCTATTCCTCCCTGAGATTCTAAAGGTGAAGAAACTCTTGGATGCACGAgtagatgatgaagatgattttgtcCGGGGTATGATTACAAGAATGAAGCTCAAGTTTGACAAATACTGGAAAGAGTGCAATTTATTGATGTCCATTGCAGCTATCTTGGATCTTAGACAGAAAATGCGAGCAATAGAGTTTGCCTTCCCTAAGATGTATTCCACATATGAAGCTCAAGAGAATATCACATATGTTCGAAAAGCCATCTTTGAGCTTTATGAGGAGTACGTTGCTATGGGTACAAGTGGAAATGCAGGGGAAGGTTGTTCATTAAATCTTGCATCTGAAATAGTGTGTCCACCTCGAGCAAGTGCTGACTATTGGGATGATTTGGATGAGTATTGTGGTGAACTCGAATCTGATGAACCCCATAAGAGTGAGTTGGTGGATTACCTAGACAAGCCTCGCCAACCTATTGGGCAAAATCCAAAGGATTTCAAATGTCTTGATTGGTGGAAAATCAACCGATCAGCATACCCGGTACTCGCTCAACTAGCAGCTGATGTATTGGCCATTCCTATCACTACCGTCGCATCTGAGTCCACCTTTAGTGCTGGAACTAGGGTGATTGATTCATACCGTGCTTCACTTGCTCCGGAGACAGTTCAAACGTTAATGTGTGCAGGCGATTGGTGTAGAAATTTGCACGGGgtcaaaaagaaattgaaa CCACAAAAAGTTGTCCTTGAATATGAGCTGCCCAATGTTTGA
- the LOC113730075 gene encoding transmembrane ascorbate ferrireductase 1-like has translation MAIGIKAVPFAVVAQVLGVAGIIMVLIWNISFRGGLAWESANKSLIFNIHPVLMLLGLIVIGGEAIITYKTLPLRKELKKLIHLVLHAIALILGIIGIYTAFKFHNESNIANLYSLHSWLGIGIIVLYGIQWIYGFLVFFYPGGSSEIRHESLPWHVVFGLFVYILAVGNASLGYLEKLTFLENSGLEKYGAEAFLVNFTALVTILFGTFVVLTVFSKPVAEDEYSYSAIN, from the exons ATGGCGATTGGGATAAAGGCGGTGCCTTTTGCTGTGGTAGCCCAAGTTCTCGGGGTTGCGGGGATTATTATGGTGCTGATATGGAACATAAGCTTCAGGGGTGGATTAGCTTGGGAATCCGCCAACAAGAGTCTCATCTTCAAT ATTCATCCTGTTCTCATGCTCCTTGGCTTGATTGTAATTGGGGGTGAAG CCATTATTACTTATAAAACTCTTCCCTTGAGGAAGGAACTGAAGAAATTGATACATCTAGTCTTGCATGCTATTGCCCTCATACTTGGTATCATCGGGATATACACGGCATTCAAGTTTCATAACGAGAGCAATATTGCCAATTTGTATAGTTTACATTCTTGGCTTGGAATTGGGATTATTGTTCTCTATGGCATCCAG TGGATTTATGGTTTCTTGGTGTTCTTCTACCCCGGTGGCTCATCAGAAATCAGGCACGAGTCACTTCCATGGCACGTGGTGTTTGGGCTGTTTGTGTACATCTTGGCAGTTGGGAATGCCTCACTAGGGTACCTTGAGAAGCTTACATTCCTTGAGAACTCAGGCCTAGAGAAATATGGGGCTGAAGCATTCCTGGTCAACTTCACGGCCCTTGTCACGATATTGTTTGGGACCTTCGTTGTCTTGACCGTCTTCTCTAAGCCTGTTGCAGAGGATGAATATAGCTACTCGGCCATAAACTAG